Proteins from a single region of Alphaproteobacteria bacterium:
- a CDS encoding cysteine hydrolase family protein produces the protein MHEPKTLLQMAGASTQPSRIDDSALVLIDCQREYVDGKLALPGVKPALEEAGRILSLARVGGAPIIHIVHHAAAGGGAFDPTTSFVDIAEPVQPRKGEAIIVKNKPNSFAGTDLDARLKALGKKELIVVGFMTHMCVSSTVRAALDFGYRCTVVANAAATRDLPDGHGGVVDADSLHRMELAALADRFAVVVDDVKAWAG, from the coding sequence ATGCACGAACCGAAGACTTTGCTTCAGATGGCCGGCGCCTCGACACAGCCGAGCCGGATTGACGATTCGGCCCTCGTCCTGATCGATTGCCAACGCGAATACGTGGACGGGAAGCTCGCCCTCCCCGGCGTCAAGCCGGCACTCGAGGAAGCAGGGCGCATACTCTCCCTCGCGCGCGTCGGCGGCGCGCCGATAATCCACATCGTGCATCACGCCGCGGCCGGCGGGGGCGCCTTCGATCCGACGACATCGTTTGTCGATATTGCGGAGCCGGTGCAACCGCGCAAGGGTGAGGCGATCATCGTCAAAAACAAGCCGAACTCCTTTGCGGGAACCGATCTCGATGCCCGTCTCAAGGCGCTCGGCAAGAAAGAGCTTATCGTCGTCGGATTCATGACCCATATGTGTGTCAGCTCCACGGTGCGTGCGGCACTCGACTTTGGCTATCGCTGCACGGTCGTGGCGAATGCGGCGGCAACACGCGACCTGCCAGACGGCCACGGTGGTGTCGTCGATGCCGATTCGCTTCACCGCATGGAGCTTGCGGCTCTTGCCGACCGCTTTGCCGTGGTCGTCGACGACGTCAAGGCTTGGGCCGGCTGA
- the amrA gene encoding AmmeMemoRadiSam system protein A yields MALIYSTDPTGEVRHATSDDVALLARHGRALLSLARASIAWRLRAGSSLALDPAHYADEIQVNRAAFATLKKNGELRGCVGTMNAWRPLVTDVAENAAAAALEDRRFPPVVVAELPALEIAISILTAPSPIQAGTEAELIAQLRPGIDGLILRDSKHHALFLPQVWTQLDDPQAFLAHLKAKAGLAEEYWSPALTFERFTSHSIAESQFAPD; encoded by the coding sequence ATGGCGCTTATTTATTCGACTGATCCGACCGGCGAAGTGCGACACGCCACTTCGGACGACGTGGCGTTGCTCGCCCGACACGGCAGAGCGCTTCTTTCCCTGGCCCGCGCGAGCATCGCCTGGCGTCTGCGGGCGGGCAGCTCGCTCGCTTTGGATCCCGCCCATTACGCCGATGAAATACAAGTCAATCGCGCCGCTTTCGCGACATTGAAGAAGAATGGGGAGCTGCGCGGCTGTGTGGGCACGATGAACGCGTGGCGCCCGCTCGTTACCGACGTCGCCGAGAATGCCGCAGCGGCTGCCCTTGAGGACCGACGATTTCCCCCCGTGGTCGTCGCCGAACTTCCCGCCCTCGAAATTGCGATTTCAATTTTGACCGCACCCTCTCCGATCCAAGCAGGGACCGAGGCCGAGCTTATCGCCCAACTGCGTCCGGGTATTGATGGACTGATCCTTCGCGATTCGAAGCACCATGCACTCTTCCTGCCGCAAGTTTGGACACAGCTCGACGATCCACAAGCGTTCCTCGCCCACCTAAAGGCGAAAGCGGGTCTGGCGGAAGAGTATTGGTCGCCCGCCTTGACATTCGAGCGGTTCACGAGTCACTCGATCGCAGAGTCTCAATTCGCACCCGACTGA
- the amrB gene encoding AmmeMemoRadiSam system protein B, whose amino-acid sequence MGDVRPAAVAGLFYPDDPTILAHMVKCLLAEAAAKVATDASPPKAIIAPHAGYVYSGSIAASAYVRLSPLKGVVRRVILLGPAHRVPVLGLAAPSVSAFATPIGPLELDRDAIERLLSFPQVSIADEPHRLEHSIEVHLPFLIAVLGGVRIVPLVVGEARSEAVDEVIEALWDGPETLIVVSSDLSHYLDYETARKTDRATSTAIEALDADAIGWDQACGRIPIAGLLQTARRRGLKARMVDLRNSGDTAGPRREVVGYGAYLFD is encoded by the coding sequence ATGGGGGATGTCCGCCCGGCGGCAGTCGCCGGTCTCTTCTATCCCGACGATCCGACGATTCTGGCGCACATGGTGAAGTGCTTGCTAGCCGAGGCCGCGGCGAAGGTTGCAACCGACGCAAGCCCACCCAAGGCGATCATCGCACCCCATGCGGGCTACGTCTATTCGGGGTCGATTGCGGCCTCGGCTTATGTACGCCTTTCTCCGCTCAAGGGCGTGGTACGCCGCGTCATACTCCTGGGGCCCGCCCATCGCGTTCCGGTATTGGGACTCGCGGCACCAAGCGTTTCCGCCTTCGCGACGCCAATCGGGCCGCTCGAGCTCGATCGCGATGCCATCGAGCGCCTTTTGTCGTTCCCGCAAGTCAGCATCGCCGACGAGCCCCACCGACTCGAACACAGCATCGAGGTGCACTTGCCGTTCTTGATCGCCGTACTTGGTGGCGTGAGGATCGTTCCGCTCGTGGTCGGCGAAGCGAGAAGCGAAGCCGTCGACGAAGTCATCGAAGCTCTGTGGGACGGGCCGGAGACACTGATCGTCGTCAGCTCCGATCTAAGCCACTATCTCGACTACGAAACCGCGCGCAAGACGGACCGCGCGACCTCGACGGCGATTGAAGCTCTCGATGCAGACGCGATCGGCTGGGACCAAGCCTGCGGCCGGATTCCGATAGCCGGCCTCCTGCAAACGGCGCGGCGACGCGGGCTCAAGGCGCGCATGGTCGATCTTCGCAACTCGGGCGATACCGCCGGGCCGCGTCGCGAGGTCGTGGGATATGGCGCTTATTTATTCGACTGA
- the amrS gene encoding AmmeMemoRadiSam system radical SAM enzyme, whose translation MGHHSTNTDALDGIAGGYWHLLEDGRIQCDLCPRACKLHEGQRGLCFVRARTGDRMVLTSYGRSSGYCIDPIEKKPLNHFLPGTPVLSFGTAGCNLACRFCQNWDISKSREMDTLADAASPQAIARAAEDLGCRSVAFTYNDPVIFHEYAIDVAQACHARNIKAVAVTAGYVCAEPRAEFYRHMDAANVDLKAFSEEFYKRVCSGGLAEVLDTLVYLKHETNVWFEITNLMIPGENDSPAETEAMCRWIVDKLGCDVPLHFTAFHPDWKMLDKSPTPAATLRRARKIAQDFGIRYAYTGNVHDSAGQSTWCHACGELLIERDWYVLGHWNVTPDGRCANCGEVCAGLFESAPGTWGAKRRPVHLAAYHA comes from the coding sequence ATGGGTCATCACTCAACGAATACTGACGCGCTTGACGGCATTGCGGGCGGATATTGGCACCTGCTCGAGGACGGGCGAATCCAGTGCGATCTTTGTCCACGCGCCTGCAAGCTGCACGAGGGACAGCGAGGCCTGTGCTTCGTTCGCGCCAGGACGGGCGATCGGATGGTGCTGACGAGCTACGGTCGTTCGTCGGGCTATTGCATCGACCCAATCGAGAAGAAGCCGCTCAATCATTTCCTGCCTGGGACGCCAGTGCTCTCCTTCGGTACGGCCGGATGCAATCTCGCGTGCCGTTTTTGCCAGAATTGGGACATCTCCAAATCGAGGGAGATGGATACCCTCGCCGATGCCGCATCCCCCCAGGCGATTGCACGCGCCGCCGAGGATCTTGGTTGCCGCTCGGTCGCATTTACCTACAACGACCCCGTCATTTTCCACGAGTACGCGATCGATGTGGCGCAGGCCTGCCATGCGCGCAATATCAAGGCGGTGGCGGTGACCGCGGGTTATGTCTGCGCCGAGCCGCGCGCCGAATTCTATCGCCACATGGATGCAGCGAATGTCGACTTGAAGGCGTTCAGCGAGGAATTCTACAAGCGTGTGTGCTCCGGCGGGCTCGCTGAGGTACTCGACACGCTTGTCTATCTCAAGCACGAAACCAATGTGTGGTTCGAGATCACGAACCTAATGATTCCCGGCGAGAACGATTCGCCGGCTGAGACGGAAGCCATGTGCCGCTGGATCGTCGACAAGCTGGGCTGCGACGTCCCGCTACATTTCACGGCCTTCCATCCGGATTGGAAGATGCTCGACAAATCTCCCACGCCCGCGGCCACGCTCCGGCGCGCGCGCAAGATCGCCCAAGACTTTGGGATCCGCTATGCCTACACGGGCAACGTCCACGACTCCGCCGGGCAAAGCACTTGGTGCCACGCCTGTGGCGAGTTGCTGATCGAACGCGATTGGTATGTGCTTGGCCACTGGAACGTGACGCCGGACGGCCGCTGCGCGAATTGCGGCGAGGTGTGTGCCGGCCTGTTCGAATCGGCGCCCGGCACTTGGGGGGCGAAACGCCGGCCCGTCCATCTCGCAGCGTATCACGCGTAA
- a CDS encoding PAS-domain containing protein, translating to MQDRARGRNASLAANPRSSNAAPEPSIGVRFRQAIDAIPDGFAIYGADGRLIACNTRYRQIFPMVANLMQPGVTFETLLRENVRQGQIAGIEPDDETYIQNRIAGHFHPSGPLELRLVDGRWIRVHERRMADGGIVSIRTDISELKRREEALIEARGRLVDSIEAISEGFALYDAEDRLVLCNSKYREFYAESAELFVEGATFEHIIREGARRGQYADAVGRVEEFVAERLASHRNPQGAIEQKLGSGRWLRIAERHTREGGTVGIRTDITELKQREAALGESEAQLRAMKERAEAANSAKSRFLAAMSHEIRTPMNGLLGILGILRDEAVTPEQRRYVEIAQESGQALLAIVNDILDFSKLEAGKTALEITDFDLVELVESVVALLKPRARDKSLALEVRIGDRIAKSLKGDAGRIRQILLNLAGNAVKFTSEGSVTIIVDELPRQGDKIILRFQCADTGCGIPAERRRELFQEFCQLESNFQNRQGGTGLGLAISKRLVDLMGGAIGLESPEGSGCIFWFVLPLEPGVSLAPPPPVSPPKVRQPERRAEGSRARILLAEDNRINQLVVIEMLKRSDFHIDAVANGAEAIEAVSSLPYDLVLMDVQMPEMDGCEASSVIRKLSGPKGTVPIVALTAYAMQGDRERCLAAGMDDFLTKPIRRNDLLAMIERWVGARGNVTP from the coding sequence ATGCAAGATAGAGCACGCGGCCGTAACGCCTCGCTCGCGGCGAATCCTCGGAGTTCAAACGCCGCTCCGGAGCCGTCGATTGGCGTTCGATTCCGCCAAGCGATCGATGCAATCCCCGATGGATTCGCGATTTACGGCGCGGATGGCCGGCTTATCGCCTGCAATACTCGTTACCGACAGATTTTCCCGATGGTTGCGAATCTCATGCAACCTGGCGTTACGTTTGAAACGCTTTTACGCGAGAATGTCAGGCAAGGTCAGATCGCCGGAATTGAGCCGGACGACGAAACCTACATTCAGAATCGAATTGCCGGACACTTCCACCCGAGCGGTCCGCTCGAACTCCGTCTTGTCGACGGTCGCTGGATTCGCGTCCATGAGCGTCGGATGGCGGATGGCGGCATCGTCTCGATCCGCACGGACATTTCTGAACTCAAGCGGCGCGAAGAAGCCCTTATCGAGGCGCGCGGCCGCCTGGTCGATTCGATCGAGGCGATCTCGGAAGGCTTCGCGCTTTACGATGCTGAGGATCGGCTCGTCCTGTGCAATTCCAAGTACCGGGAGTTCTACGCCGAGAGTGCCGAACTTTTTGTCGAGGGAGCCACGTTCGAACACATCATCCGCGAGGGTGCTCGGCGCGGCCAGTATGCCGACGCGGTCGGTCGGGTCGAGGAGTTCGTGGCCGAGCGGCTTGCCTCCCACCGCAATCCGCAAGGTGCGATCGAACAAAAGCTCGGCAGTGGACGCTGGCTGCGCATCGCCGAACGCCATACGCGCGAAGGTGGCACGGTCGGCATTCGCACCGATATCACCGAACTCAAGCAGCGCGAGGCGGCACTTGGCGAGAGCGAGGCGCAGTTGCGGGCGATGAAGGAGCGCGCCGAGGCGGCAAATTCGGCGAAGTCGCGCTTTCTTGCCGCGATGAGCCACGAGATTCGCACGCCGATGAACGGTCTCCTCGGAATTCTGGGTATTCTCCGCGACGAAGCGGTCACGCCCGAGCAGCGCCGCTATGTTGAGATCGCTCAAGAATCCGGCCAAGCGCTCCTTGCGATCGTGAACGATATCCTCGATTTCTCGAAGCTCGAAGCCGGCAAGACCGCGCTCGAAATCACCGATTTCGATCTTGTCGAACTGGTCGAAAGCGTTGTCGCGCTGTTGAAGCCGCGCGCTCGGGATAAATCGCTCGCCCTTGAGGTCCGAATCGGCGATCGGATCGCCAAATCGCTCAAGGGCGATGCCGGACGGATTCGCCAGATCCTCCTGAATCTGGCCGGCAACGCCGTGAAATTTACGAGCGAAGGATCGGTGACCATCATCGTCGATGAGCTGCCGCGGCAAGGCGATAAGATCATCTTGCGCTTTCAATGCGCGGATACCGGCTGCGGAATTCCGGCCGAGCGCCGCAGGGAGTTGTTCCAGGAATTCTGCCAGCTCGAATCGAACTTCCAAAATCGGCAAGGCGGCACCGGGCTCGGCCTTGCGATCTCGAAGCGCCTCGTGGACCTGATGGGAGGCGCGATCGGTCTCGAGAGCCCGGAGGGTTCCGGCTGCATCTTTTGGTTCGTCCTACCGCTCGAGCCCGGTGTGTCGCTCGCACCCCCGCCACCGGTCTCGCCGCCGAAGGTCCGCCAGCCGGAGAGGCGCGCTGAGGGCTCGCGCGCTCGCATCCTCCTCGCGGAGGACAACCGGATCAATCAGCTCGTTGTGATCGAGATGCTCAAGCGTAGCGATTTTCACATCGACGCCGTGGCCAACGGCGCCGAGGCGATCGAAGCGGTCAGCTCACTCCCCTACGATCTCGTTCTCATGGATGTCCAAATGCCCGAAATGGACGGTTGCGAAGCGTCGAGCGTCATCCGCAAGCTATCCGGGCCGAAGGGGACGGTCCCGATCGTCGCCCTCACGGCCTACGCCATGCAGGGCGACCGGGAACGTTGCCTCGCGGCGGGCATGGACGATTTTCTCACCAAGCCGATCCGCCGCAACGATCTCCTCGCGATGATCGAACGCTGGGTCGGTGCGCGCGGAAATGTAACCCCATAA
- a CDS encoding sarcosine oxidase subunit beta family protein, with the protein MRRYSIFSLARNALVGHTEWERAWRSPEPKAAYDVVIVGAGGHGLATAYYLAKEHGIRNVAVLEKGWLGGGNTGRNTTVVRSNYLNDDSAAIYEKSLQLYEGLSQELNFNVMLSQRGLAMLAHSPHEFRAQQRLVNAMRLNGIEGELLSAEQLKAYCPILNISPNSRYPVYGASLQRRGGTARHDAVAWGFARAADSRGVDIIQNCEVTGLRLVGGRIEGLETGKGYIAAKKVGVVVAGHASVVAAMAGLRLPIQSHPLQALVSEPIKPVLHTVVMSGAVHVYVSQSDKGELVLGAGIDGYNSYAQRGSFHIIEAQLAALKELFPIVSRLRMMRQWGGIVDICPDASPIIGKSPIEGLFFNCGWGTGGFKAIPGSGFAFAHTIARDEPHPLAAPFSLKRFEIGRLLDEHGSAGVAH; encoded by the coding sequence GTGCGGCGATATTCGATCTTCAGCCTGGCGCGCAATGCGCTGGTCGGTCATACGGAATGGGAGCGCGCCTGGCGCAGCCCTGAGCCAAAAGCGGCCTATGACGTGGTCATCGTCGGGGCCGGCGGCCACGGCTTGGCGACAGCATACTATCTTGCCAAGGAGCACGGCATCCGGAACGTCGCGGTGCTCGAAAAGGGTTGGCTCGGCGGCGGCAATACCGGGCGCAACACGACCGTTGTACGCTCGAACTACCTCAACGACGATTCGGCGGCGATCTATGAAAAGTCGCTGCAGCTCTACGAGGGTTTGAGTCAGGAGCTCAACTTCAACGTCATGCTGAGCCAGCGGGGGCTTGCAATGCTCGCGCATAGCCCGCATGAGTTCCGCGCCCAGCAGCGACTTGTCAATGCCATGCGCCTCAACGGGATCGAGGGCGAATTGCTCAGCGCAGAGCAGCTCAAGGCATACTGCCCCATCCTCAATATCTCCCCCAACTCGCGCTATCCGGTGTACGGCGCCTCCCTCCAGCGCCGCGGCGGTACGGCGCGGCACGATGCCGTGGCATGGGGATTCGCACGCGCAGCCGACTCACGCGGCGTCGATATCATCCAGAATTGCGAGGTCACCGGCCTCAGACTCGTGGGAGGGCGGATCGAGGGGCTCGAGACGGGAAAGGGCTACATCGCCGCCAAGAAGGTCGGGGTCGTCGTTGCCGGGCACGCGAGTGTCGTCGCAGCGATGGCCGGCCTGCGCCTCCCTATTCAAAGCCATCCGCTTCAAGCACTCGTTTCCGAGCCGATCAAGCCCGTGCTCCATACGGTCGTCATGTCGGGTGCGGTCCACGTCTATGTGAGTCAATCCGACAAGGGCGAGCTTGTGCTTGGTGCTGGCATCGACGGATACAACTCCTACGCCCAGCGCGGCAGCTTCCACATCATCGAGGCGCAGCTTGCCGCCCTCAAGGAGCTTTTCCCGATCGTGAGCAGGCTGCGGATGATGCGCCAGTGGGGTGGAATCGTCGATATATGCCCGGATGCAAGCCCGATCATCGGCAAGTCGCCGATCGAGGGTTTATTCTTCAACTGCGGCTGGGGGACGGGCGGATTCAAAGCGATTCCCGGCTCGGGCTTCGCCTTCGCGCACACTATTGCGCGCGACGAGCCCCATCCGCTCGCAGCCCCGTTCTCGTTGAAGCGCTTCGAAATCGGACGGCTGCTCGACGAGCACGGCTCGGCCGGCGTCGCACATTGA
- a CDS encoding sarcosine oxidase subunit delta, producing MHLIQCPWCGPREETEFACGGESHIARPARPEATSDAEWADYLYMRANPKGLHRERWVHRFGCRRWFNLVRDTVSHEIVAVYKMDDPPPEVTK from the coding sequence ATGCACCTTATCCAATGTCCCTGGTGCGGTCCGCGTGAAGAGACCGAGTTCGCATGTGGCGGGGAAAGCCACATCGCCCGCCCCGCGAGGCCGGAGGCGACAAGCGATGCGGAATGGGCCGATTACCTCTACATGCGCGCAAATCCGAAAGGACTGCACCGCGAACGCTGGGTGCATCGCTTCGGATGCCGACGCTGGTTCAACTTGGTGCGCGACACGGTGAGCCACGAGATCGTCGCGGTCTACAAAATGGACGACCCACCCCCCGAGGTAACGAAATGA